DNA from Kryptolebias marmoratus isolate JLee-2015 linkage group LG15, ASM164957v2, whole genome shotgun sequence:
GCTTCTCTGGTTTTTGATTTCAACAACTTCAATTCAGTACTTTATTAATCCCCAGGAGGAAATGGCGCTCAGGTAGTTACCAATATGCTGAAGCTTGCTAATGACACGTAGCTTCGGTATGTCGACTAGTTTAGATTTGTTAGCATAGTATTTAGCTTTTTGATTAGCATATTAGCACAGTATGAATATTCACTTAGCAGGctgcaggaagtggaaaagactTCAATGAGTTCAGAGATGATCAGTTTGCAGCAGAGTAAAACCACATGAAACTTTAGTAGGATCTAAATGTCACCTGAGAGTATCAGGAATATAGTAGGGTGCAAATATTAGGAATCCAACTCTAGTTACTAGTTAAGACTACAACTAAACGATAAGACACAGAGAGCCAAGTTGTGCTGTCCTGTAAGTATGTGTTTCCTAAAAGCCGTTTGGTACTAACGTGGGGAATGTCCCAGTTCTGTGGCATTTAATAAAGACAATGGTAAACCCTTAAGGCTCGTCAGACTGGTTACGCCGGATTAAGTACACTCGAGGGGTGAAGATGAGCACACGATTCACGCAGAGCTGCAGAGCGGGGTGATAAAACAGCAGCGTGAGCCTGCCGACTGCGAGGCGATGAACAACTGCGCAGatatttcagaaatgaaaacatatcTGATCTAGAAGGAAAGACTAACAACGTGATGGCTCACTCATAATTGAGTGTTCGGTGTTGTTTATTGGACTAGATGAGTATAGTCTTAAGACACGAGAAATACTGGcgatttgtttatttgttaaacaaaagagcatgtggaagaaccatacacagccacaacaacTGGGTCTCCCCTCCTTGGGGGCTTGCTCACCAGCTTGGTGTAattcttcaaccagcatttgttgTTAAGTCAACCAACGTGGTTGCGTTGGTCAAGCTGACCCCACAGGCGTTCAGCggggtcaggactgcaggcaggacaCTCCATCCTGACAAACCCCATGATGGGGGCGAGCATCATGGTCTCGGGAGGACAGAGTTCAGTCCCGGTCTGTGGAGGTACAGGATTACCGCGGCCTGTCTCTGACATCTCTCATTATGTTGGACTTCAATTTGGAGACGGTACTAGGGCTCACTGCAAACAATGCTGCAACTTGGTTTTGCGGAACACCAGCCCGAAGCAGCCCTATGGCACGGGTCCTATCCAGACCAGCCAGCCTACATACTCAACTCAGCTGCTCAACTTACAGATGGATTCTTCTAACAGATGTGGCACCATTTCAGGGGAAATATGCAGGTTTTCCAACGTCATAAGATTTACTGCCACATTGTTACAACAAACAATGAGTCAATCAAACAcatatttttgtactttatgtGCTCTGTTTGTATGTTGCTAATaagatctgtccagggtgtcccccccccccgctcGCCCAGTGTCTCCCGGACATAGTCCCCCAGCTCGCTGCAACTCTGAACAGGAGCAAATGGGTAAAGAAAAGGGAAGGTGATAAATGGTATtaagggtgcattcacaccggccctgttttaatcaaactctagttcatttgcctagaaagtctggttcgtttggggaggtgtgaacgcaCAATCGAACTCTGATACGGACCAAAAAAGTGAACTCTGGTCTGTCTAAAAGCCTCGGTCTcggttcggttgaagtgaactctggtgTGGTTCGAATGCACATGTGAATGCAAGTGGACCagagaccgctccaaaagcaggaagtgggctacagcacagggccttctgggtaaatacaaccaaaacaaacacacctttctaccactagtgggagaaatggcTCATGGACAGATGTGGAAATCCTAAAACCACTAAAATTTGACGCCACTCCATTTTGGtttccttttccagaagaaggaagtcgcgttcagtgtcttcttcagaggttttcttgttatttccttcagtagttcttggtgcagcgccaccacaggtGAGGGGGGGGGACAggtcgctcaaagggtttgCCTCCATTGATTCggtgcagtgtgaatgagaaccacagcagctgaaaatggaacaaatgacACTTTGGTCCCCAATCAAACCGAGTCTACAGAACTATCAGGTGTGAACACAGCCTTTAACTCTAAATCAGTGTTGGACATGAAGACTCAGGTTACTGTTTGAACCAAATGGAGGTCCATAattttaattccttttttaaaaaaaataaaagttgtcaaAGAGAATGAAATTATTTGAATGTTGTAAGATGAAATCCTTTCTTTGcacctgattttatttagacTACAGTTAAGGAATTAGGGACAAAAAAATCCACCTTGTCCCTGAGGATTTTAGCCGTATTTTCACCTGCACTTCCATCAGTCAGCGCAGTGAACAGATCCAGTTTCAAGCACCGGTTGTGTGGTTGATCCCTTTCTAAACTAAGTCTCAGCCAAGACTAAAGATTGTATGTAAGTTATTATTactaaatatttacagattttcaaGCAGGAATAAAAAGGTCCTCTCTCATTACAGCACTCACAGGAAACACGATCcatgtgataaaataaacagatttaccTTTCAGGCTGATCCGAGATTCATGATTATTATCGTTTAGAATTTAGGCAGGATTGTGTCTGCATGTATTACTAATGAAGCATTAGACTACAGACACATAAAACATAGGGaaccttcatgtttttgttttaaacaattagtGATGTGCAGCCAAACTGTGAAGGTTTAATCTTTAGACATAAAATGAGAAGAAGACACTTGAGAGCTGAaatgaaaaccagaaaaacaatttgggttcttttattttttttttctctctccggAAAAATGTGACAACAGCCACTTTTATCAGATCAGACAGATACTCTTTATGAGAACGTAACATACATTCCGCTGCTCGACAATCCCTCgtccaaaaaacaacaaaaaaaaagcacacagagcACGTCTCTGCCACAAAGTCCTTCAGCTTCAAAAACCAGAGTCGGCGTGGAGGCGCCTGATCGAACTGTGACCACGAGCGGGACGTTGCcagataaatacacacattCTTATTgtcaattcagttcatttaaaacaaaaaatgacccTGAGCAATAAATCTGTGTAAACATTTCGACAGTCgctccaagctgctgaaatcgagaatttattaaaaaaaaaataaaaaaaatcggTGCTTCCTCTCCTGTGCATCCTCCCGCCTCACAAAGCACGTACACGTTTTTAGTTTTATAGGCATGCTGGTGTTCTCgtttacatactgtatgtttctGTGCATATACAAACATGACACCAACTCCTCCCTCAAGCAGTACAGACTCCAACATTGCTATATTGTTTATGCGATATCAAGGACTGtaatagaaatatattttatatgtagTTATATAAGGAGTGCATTCAGGTTCTCCAGCAGTAGATATGTGGGGGGAGCTGATGGCTGTTCTGCGTGTCGTGAGGAGGGGAAGCAGTCAGCGCGTTAAGGGAAAGACGGAGCAGCAGAGGTCGTTCTGAGCCAACGTCTGGATCAGTCTGCACCACTCGGCCCGCTTCTGGGTAATGTAGGCCGGGGTGATGATTTGTGGCGGGAGGCGCGGCGAGCCCTCCAGCCTGACCTTCTCGCACAGGGCCTCGGCGATGCAGACGACGTACATGCCACAGTCGTAGCTATTCTGCTGCGACGGGCAGGGCTCCTCGGCGAACAGCGCCTTCCGCCCCGCGCCCAGGAAGGGCTCCAGCTTGCCGGCGATACGCCGCGCGTGCAGCGAGTTGCTGCCGTTCTGCGAGTCATAGTGCGCAAAGTGGCCGGAGCCCCGGTGGTAGAGCAGCAGGCTCCAGTGGGAGCCTCCGGCCGTCTGGTTGGAGTTGTCATTGACGGCCAGGAAGACCCAGCGGCGAGAGGCGAGGTCTAGCGGCTCCAGGAAGAGGGCGAGCTCGTCGGGACACGAGGCGCACTTGATGAACTGCGTGACCTCCGGGCTGATGAAGATGACGGACTCCCCGAGGACTCTGAAGCGCTCGTTGGCAAAGTACTCGAAGGCGAACCCGATCACGCGGTCGTTCAGCCAGTAGGGTCCTTCCAGCAGGGAGACGTCGGAGCGCCGCAGCAGGCTGTCCTGGTAGCTCAGCACCACAGGATCCATCATCCAGCAGAGTCAGGGAGTCAGTCTGAAACGGGAAGGAAACAGTTAAAGCACTGAAGCTTCAACTCCCCACCTGAGTGAATCAATATTAGATTATTCAGCAGGTTCTTTACAGTTTATTAGGACACATTTCAGTCTTCAGGGTGCGTTATATTTTTATactgatgaaatattttaaacgTCTGTCTTGGTTTAAAGCATGTTTAAGTTGTACCTTATGATGTGCAGGAATGTAGCCAACAATTGCCTTTAcctctccctttttttaaactgatcttatgaatttgatgttttgttttactgaaattgttttttatcatcattttgctttacagtatttattgtacagcacttgTGTGGATTTAAATGAACTTCATAAAGAAGTTAAAGCTTAGAAGTGGTATACAGATTAacttattagttttttttctatcccTATTTCTGCTTCCGTTATGCATA
Protein-coding regions in this window:
- the senp8 gene encoding sentrin-specific protease 8 translates to MMDPVVLSYQDSLLRRSDVSLLEGPYWLNDRVIGFAFEYFANERFRVLGESVIFISPEVTQFIKCASCPDELALFLEPLDLASRRWVFLAVNDNSNQTAGGSHWSLLLYHRGSGHFAHYDSQNGSNSLHARRIAGKLEPFLGAGRKALFAEEPCPSQQNSYDCGMYVVCIAEALCEKVRLEGSPRLPPQIITPAYITQKRAEWCRLIQTLAQNDLCCSVFPLTR